One Rosa chinensis cultivar Old Blush chromosome 5, RchiOBHm-V2, whole genome shotgun sequence genomic region harbors:
- the LOC112201464 gene encoding disease resistance protein RPM1 isoform X3, translating into MALSAADLLIGKLVTILENEGTAIAGVRDQVEKIKEEFLSMKAFLVDAEANKAKTEGEKLWVARIRDLAHDVEDTIDEFMYQTYEKQSGGQISRGLNKTICGPSNLWFRRKTAKKLQKITDMIKTIPERNQRYGVGLLGGAIASEDIHKCVQNQADSSFFIMEDELVGIEGKKQILMGWLMDEEQHQTVISVVGMGGSGKTTLIAKTFSHERVKRHFECSAWITVSQTYAMVDLFRSLIIELYKSRKEDFPANLNAMSSRELIEILTDYLGSKKYLVVLDDVWEIRVWREIKVSLQDRQRGSRIVLTTRNEEVASNSFGVESYVHHIQPLQKNEAWELFSKKAFLTYQHRTCPTELKSLAFQLVDKCEGLPLAIVALGGLMSSKKSLDQWQQVCNSLNWHLANNSSLDPVKNILLLSFDNLPSQLKHCFLYCSLFPEDFVIKRKRLIRLWIAEGFVEHVKGVTPEEVADGYLWGLCFHNMLQVVERNETGRPKEVKMHDLMRELALSTSEKEKFGHVYDGREVIEDISTRRLSIHRTSNGEIKSWPGMSKIRSLLVFATDMSSLSFSNALVSQFKLLRTLDLEDVQIDKLPDAVVYLFNLRYLNLKGSLIKELPESIGRLRNLQFLKMDRTKIELLPQGIAKLLNLRYLTMYRLNKLELFMGQFNMISGTRAPSNICKLQQLQYLGCIESEGNIVRLVGNMTQLKNIAISNVKERDEIDLWASIKKMTLLQGLQLIASNEEEILPVKAQCSPLPHLQQLSLIGRLQNVIPWFSSLQSLTALSLHWSRLEEDLLPYIEVLPNLTQLFLTNAYVGKELCFGRGFVKLMRLRLVNFALLKKITIEKGVMPNLQYLWVDSCKDLKTVPLGLEYLSNLQSLGLADVPMEVIQPIQRGSADHFKVFSLA; encoded by the exons ATGGCCTTATCTGCTGCGGACCTCTTAATTGGAAAACTTGTGACAATTCTTGAGAACGAAGGAACAGCCATAGCAGGTGTTCGTGATCAAGTTGAAAAGATTAAGGAGGAGTTTCTAAGCATGAAAGCTTTCCTAGTGGATGCGGAAGCCAACAAAGCAAAAACTGAAGGAGAGAAATTGTGGGTTGCAAGAATCAGAGACTTGGCCCATGATGTTGAAGATACCATTGATGAATTCATGTATCAAACGTATGAGAAGCAAAGTGGGGGTCAAATTTCAAGGGGGCTAAACAAAACCATCTGTGGTCCGAGTAATCTTTGGTTCAGGCGTAAAACTGCAAAGAAGTTGCAGAAAATTACGGATATGATCAAAACCATTCCAGAGAGGAATCAAAGGTACGGTGTTGGTCTTTTAGGAGGAGCAATTGCATCTGAAGATATCCACAAATGTGTGCAGAACCAAGCGGACTCTTCTTTTTTCATTATGGAAGACGAACTGGTTGGGATTGAAGGCAAGAAGCAAATATTAATGGGATGGCTCATGGATGAAGAGCAACACCAAACTGTTATATCTGTCGTTGGGATGGGAGGTTCCGGAAAGACAACTCTAATTGCCAAGACCTTCTCCCACGAAAGGGTAAAGAGACATTTCGAATGTTCTGCGTGGATTACTGTTTCCCAAACTTATGCTATGGTCGACTTGTTTCGAAGCTTGATCATAGAACTCTACAAATCAAGGAAGGAAGATTTCCCTGCAAATTTGAATGCCATGAGCAGTAGAGAATTGATAGAGATACTGACGGACTACTTGGGGTCTAAAAAGTACCTAGTTGTTCTAGATGACGTGTGGGAGATAAGAGTTTGGAGAGAAATAAAGGTATCACTTCAAGATAGACAACGTGGAAGTCGAATCGTTCTCACCACTCGTAATGAAGAAGTAGCATCCAACTCTTTTGGAGTTGAAAGCTATGTTCACCATATTCAGCCCCTGCAAAAGAATGAGGCTTGGGAGCTCTTCAGCAAGAAAGCATTCTTAACTTATCAACACAGAACTTGTCCAACTGAGCTGAAGTCATTAGCTTTCCAACTTGTGGACAAGTGTGAAGGCCTTCCTCTGGCTATTGTGGCTTTAGGTGGTCTTATGTCTTCTAAGAAGTCGTTGGATCAATGGCAACAAGTCTGCAACAGCTTGAACTGGCATCTAGCTAATAATTCATCGCTAGACCCTGTGAAAAACATCTTGTTGCTGAGTTTCGATAATTTGCCATCCCAATTGAAACATTGCTTCCTCTATTGCTCTCTTTTCCCAGAAGATTttgtaattaagagaaaaaGGCTCATCAGATTGTGGATAGCTGAAGGATTCGTTGAACATGTGAAAGGGGTCACGCCCGAAGAAGTTGCAGATGGCTATCTTTGGGGACTCTGCTTCCACAACATGTTACAAGTTGTTGAGAGAAATGAAACAGGAAGGCCAAAAGAAGTTAAGATGCATGATCTTATGCGAGAGCTTGCTCTGTCGACatctgaaaaagaaaagtttgGTCATGTATATGACGGGAGAGAAGTAATTGAAGATATCTCAACTCGTCGCCTGTCAATTCACAGAACGAGTAATGGAGAAATTAAATCATGGCCAGGTATGTCAAAGATTCGTTCTCTTCTTGTCTTTGCAACTGACATGTCCTCATTGTCTTTCTCAAATGCACTGGTTTCTCAATTTAAGTTGTTGAGGACTCTAGACTTGGAGGATGTCCAAATTGATAAACTGCCGGATGCAGTTGTTTACTTGTTCAACTTGAGATACTTAAATTTGAAGGGTTCTTTAATAAAGGAACTTCCAGAGTCCATAGGACGTCTCCGCAACCTTCAATTTCTCAAGATGGACCGTACTAAGATAGAATTACTTCCACAAGGAATTGCAAAGTTGCTTAACTTGCGCTATCTAACTATGTATCGTCTTAATAAGTTAGAGTTATTTATGGGACAATTCAATATGATAAGTGGGACAAGAGCACCATCAAATATTTGTAAGTTGCAGCAATTACAATATTTAGGGTGTATTGAATCAGAGGGGAACATTGTTAGACTTGTTGGCAACATGACTCAACTTAAGAACATCGCCATATCGAATGTGAAAGAAAGAGATGAGATTGACCTTTGGGCCTCAATTAAGAAGATGACTCTGCTTCAAGGTCTGCAATTAATAGCAAGTAATGAAGAGGAAATTCTTCCGGTGAAAGCACAATGTTCACCTCTTCCGCACCTTCAACAGCTTTCTTTGATTGGCAGACTGCAAAATGTAATACCTTGGTTTTCTTCACTGCAGAGCCTCACAGCTTTGAGTCTGCATTGGTCTAGACTTGAAGAGGATTTACTTCCTTACATTGAAGTACTTCCCAATCTGACGCAACTTTTTCTTACTAATGCATATGTTGGGAAAGAGTTGTGTTTTGGCAGGGGTTTTGTAAAGCTTATGAGATTGCGCTTGGTAAATTTTGCGTTGTTGAAAAAGATAACTATAGAAAAAGGTGTGATGCCCAATCTCCAGTACTTATGGGTTGATAGCTGCAAGGATTTGAAGACAGTGCCACTGGGCCTTGAATATCTTTCTAATCTACAATCTTTGGGCTTGGCGGATGTTCCTATGGAAGTTATACAGCCCATACAGCGAGGAAGTGCTGATCACTTTAAG GTTTTCTCTCTAGCGTGA
- the LOC112165993 gene encoding primase homolog protein codes for MLTNLSSICLYRPLRTALFFSTHNLLSSPISSNTSLHIWSCSSSSSTQVQIAPANVEQSIGVPKVDVLKQKLELLGIICDSSCVPGHYSNLLCPKCNGGRSLERSLSLYIVQKGDLARWRCFRTDCNWADKVFLEGKAGHNEVKKKEFQPFRQMTEEGLRLVPIGEKVTAYFNERKISEETLRRNAVMQLSNDVQRSKEDVIAFTYRHKGLIVGCKYRTLEKRFWTERGSEKILYGIDDINDAAEIIIVEGEIDKLSMEEAGFCNCVSAPGGGAGKNSPTLPSMEKDTTFQYLWNCKQKLDKVSRIILATDNDATGQALARALARRLGTNRCWQVSWPKKDEFSCFKDANEVLKYMGPDALRKVIESVEPYQLCISETETK; via the exons ATGCTCACCAATCTCTCAAGTATCTGCCTTTATCGTCCTCTCCGAACTGCACTCTTCTTCTCCACCCACAACTTGCTAAGCAGTCCCATATCATCCAATACTTCACTCCATATTTGGTCTTGCTCTTCCTCTAGTTCCACCCAAGTCCAAATTGCACCAG CTAATGTGGAGCAGAGCATTGGTGTGCCTAAAGTTGATGTCTTGAAGCAGAAATTGGAGCTTCTTGGGATTATCTGTGATAGTTCTTGTGTGCCTGGACACTATAGTAATCTACTGTGTCCCAAG TGCAATGGTGGGCGGTCACTGGAGAGGAGCTTGTCTCTTTACATTGTCCAAAAAGG GGATCTAGCAAGGTGGAGATGTTTTCGAACTGATTGTAATTGGGCTGACAAG GTGTTTTTAGAAGGCAAGGCAGGACACAATgaggtgaagaagaaagaattccAGCCATTTAGGCAAATGACAGAGGAAGGCCTCAGGCTAGTACCAATAGGAGAAAAG GTAACGGCTTATTTCAATGAGAGGAAGATATCTGAGGAAACTCTGCGGAGAAATGCTGTAATGCAACTCTCTAATGATGTGCAACGCTCTAAGGAG gATGTCATTGCATTTACTTATAGACACAAAGGACTAATTGTTGGTTGCAAGTACCGGACCCTAGAAAAAAGATTTTGGACG GAGAGGGGTTCAGAGAAGATATTATATGGAATTGATGATATAAATGATGCAGCTGAAATTATCATT GTTGAAGGTGAAATAGATAAGCTTTCTATGGAGGAAGCTGGATTCTGCAATTGTGTGAGTGCTCCTGGGGGTGGAGCAGGAAAGAATTCTCCTACATTGCCATCTATGGAAAAG GACACTACATTTCAGTACCTGTGGAATTGCAAACAGAAGTTGGATAAG GTTTCTCGGATTATCCTGGCAACCGACAATGATGCAACAGGCCAAGCTTTGGCCAGAGCACTAGCACGCCGCCTCGGGACAAACAG ATGTTGGCAAGTAAGCTGGCCAAAGAAAGATGAATTCAGCTGTTTCAAAGATGCTAATGAG GTTCTCAAATATATGGGACCTGATGCTTTGAGAAAGGTCATTGAAAGTGTAGAACCGTATCAGCTATGCATCTCAGAGACTGAGACAAAGTAG
- the LOC112201464 gene encoding disease resistance protein RPM1 isoform X1 yields the protein MALSAADLLIGKLVTILENEGTAIAGVRDQVEKIKEEFLSMKAFLVDAEANKAKTEGEKLWVARIRDLAHDVEDTIDEFMYQTYEKQSGGQISRGLNKTICGPSNLWFRRKTAKKLQKITDMIKTIPERNQRYGVGLLGGAIASEDIHKCVQNQADSSFFIMEDELVGIEGKKQILMGWLMDEEQHQTVISVVGMGGSGKTTLIAKTFSHERVKRHFECSAWITVSQTYAMVDLFRSLIIELYKSRKEDFPANLNAMSSRELIEILTDYLGSKKYLVVLDDVWEIRVWREIKVSLQDRQRGSRIVLTTRNEEVASNSFGVESYVHHIQPLQKNEAWELFSKKAFLTYQHRTCPTELKSLAFQLVDKCEGLPLAIVALGGLMSSKKSLDQWQQVCNSLNWHLANNSSLDPVKNILLLSFDNLPSQLKHCFLYCSLFPEDFVIKRKRLIRLWIAEGFVEHVKGVTPEEVADGYLWGLCFHNMLQVVERNETGRPKEVKMHDLMRELALSTSEKEKFGHVYDGREVIEDISTRRLSIHRTSNGEIKSWPGMSKIRSLLVFATDMSSLSFSNALVSQFKLLRTLDLEDVQIDKLPDAVVYLFNLRYLNLKGSLIKELPESIGRLRNLQFLKMDRTKIELLPQGIAKLLNLRYLTMYRLNKLELFMGQFNMISGTRAPSNICKLQQLQYLGCIESEGNIVRLVGNMTQLKNIAISNVKERDEIDLWASIKKMTLLQGLQLIASNEEEILPVKAQCSPLPHLQQLSLIGRLQNVIPWFSSLQSLTALSLHWSRLEEDLLPYIEVLPNLTQLFLTNAYVGKELCFGRGFVKLMRLRLVNFALLKKITIEKGVMPNLQYLWVDSCKDLKTVPLGLEYLSNLQSLGLADVPMEVIQPIQRGSADHFKVQHIPEIIHVFEQSSKWVSENLA from the coding sequence ATGGCCTTATCTGCTGCGGACCTCTTAATTGGAAAACTTGTGACAATTCTTGAGAACGAAGGAACAGCCATAGCAGGTGTTCGTGATCAAGTTGAAAAGATTAAGGAGGAGTTTCTAAGCATGAAAGCTTTCCTAGTGGATGCGGAAGCCAACAAAGCAAAAACTGAAGGAGAGAAATTGTGGGTTGCAAGAATCAGAGACTTGGCCCATGATGTTGAAGATACCATTGATGAATTCATGTATCAAACGTATGAGAAGCAAAGTGGGGGTCAAATTTCAAGGGGGCTAAACAAAACCATCTGTGGTCCGAGTAATCTTTGGTTCAGGCGTAAAACTGCAAAGAAGTTGCAGAAAATTACGGATATGATCAAAACCATTCCAGAGAGGAATCAAAGGTACGGTGTTGGTCTTTTAGGAGGAGCAATTGCATCTGAAGATATCCACAAATGTGTGCAGAACCAAGCGGACTCTTCTTTTTTCATTATGGAAGACGAACTGGTTGGGATTGAAGGCAAGAAGCAAATATTAATGGGATGGCTCATGGATGAAGAGCAACACCAAACTGTTATATCTGTCGTTGGGATGGGAGGTTCCGGAAAGACAACTCTAATTGCCAAGACCTTCTCCCACGAAAGGGTAAAGAGACATTTCGAATGTTCTGCGTGGATTACTGTTTCCCAAACTTATGCTATGGTCGACTTGTTTCGAAGCTTGATCATAGAACTCTACAAATCAAGGAAGGAAGATTTCCCTGCAAATTTGAATGCCATGAGCAGTAGAGAATTGATAGAGATACTGACGGACTACTTGGGGTCTAAAAAGTACCTAGTTGTTCTAGATGACGTGTGGGAGATAAGAGTTTGGAGAGAAATAAAGGTATCACTTCAAGATAGACAACGTGGAAGTCGAATCGTTCTCACCACTCGTAATGAAGAAGTAGCATCCAACTCTTTTGGAGTTGAAAGCTATGTTCACCATATTCAGCCCCTGCAAAAGAATGAGGCTTGGGAGCTCTTCAGCAAGAAAGCATTCTTAACTTATCAACACAGAACTTGTCCAACTGAGCTGAAGTCATTAGCTTTCCAACTTGTGGACAAGTGTGAAGGCCTTCCTCTGGCTATTGTGGCTTTAGGTGGTCTTATGTCTTCTAAGAAGTCGTTGGATCAATGGCAACAAGTCTGCAACAGCTTGAACTGGCATCTAGCTAATAATTCATCGCTAGACCCTGTGAAAAACATCTTGTTGCTGAGTTTCGATAATTTGCCATCCCAATTGAAACATTGCTTCCTCTATTGCTCTCTTTTCCCAGAAGATTttgtaattaagagaaaaaGGCTCATCAGATTGTGGATAGCTGAAGGATTCGTTGAACATGTGAAAGGGGTCACGCCCGAAGAAGTTGCAGATGGCTATCTTTGGGGACTCTGCTTCCACAACATGTTACAAGTTGTTGAGAGAAATGAAACAGGAAGGCCAAAAGAAGTTAAGATGCATGATCTTATGCGAGAGCTTGCTCTGTCGACatctgaaaaagaaaagtttgGTCATGTATATGACGGGAGAGAAGTAATTGAAGATATCTCAACTCGTCGCCTGTCAATTCACAGAACGAGTAATGGAGAAATTAAATCATGGCCAGGTATGTCAAAGATTCGTTCTCTTCTTGTCTTTGCAACTGACATGTCCTCATTGTCTTTCTCAAATGCACTGGTTTCTCAATTTAAGTTGTTGAGGACTCTAGACTTGGAGGATGTCCAAATTGATAAACTGCCGGATGCAGTTGTTTACTTGTTCAACTTGAGATACTTAAATTTGAAGGGTTCTTTAATAAAGGAACTTCCAGAGTCCATAGGACGTCTCCGCAACCTTCAATTTCTCAAGATGGACCGTACTAAGATAGAATTACTTCCACAAGGAATTGCAAAGTTGCTTAACTTGCGCTATCTAACTATGTATCGTCTTAATAAGTTAGAGTTATTTATGGGACAATTCAATATGATAAGTGGGACAAGAGCACCATCAAATATTTGTAAGTTGCAGCAATTACAATATTTAGGGTGTATTGAATCAGAGGGGAACATTGTTAGACTTGTTGGCAACATGACTCAACTTAAGAACATCGCCATATCGAATGTGAAAGAAAGAGATGAGATTGACCTTTGGGCCTCAATTAAGAAGATGACTCTGCTTCAAGGTCTGCAATTAATAGCAAGTAATGAAGAGGAAATTCTTCCGGTGAAAGCACAATGTTCACCTCTTCCGCACCTTCAACAGCTTTCTTTGATTGGCAGACTGCAAAATGTAATACCTTGGTTTTCTTCACTGCAGAGCCTCACAGCTTTGAGTCTGCATTGGTCTAGACTTGAAGAGGATTTACTTCCTTACATTGAAGTACTTCCCAATCTGACGCAACTTTTTCTTACTAATGCATATGTTGGGAAAGAGTTGTGTTTTGGCAGGGGTTTTGTAAAGCTTATGAGATTGCGCTTGGTAAATTTTGCGTTGTTGAAAAAGATAACTATAGAAAAAGGTGTGATGCCCAATCTCCAGTACTTATGGGTTGATAGCTGCAAGGATTTGAAGACAGTGCCACTGGGCCTTGAATATCTTTCTAATCTACAATCTTTGGGCTTGGCGGATGTTCCTATGGAAGTTATACAGCCCATACAGCGAGGAAGTGCTGATCACTTTAAGGTACAACACATCCCTGAGATCATACATGTTTTTGAACAATCTTCCAAGTGGGTCTCCGAAAACTTGGCCTAG
- the LOC112203184 gene encoding uncharacterized protein LOC112203184: protein MSIEDVEKRVDKFDGNDFSLWRSQIEDYLNIKKLAKTLEGKLPKDMKKEEFVEMDKMALGAVRLSLSNDLYLMRRLFTLKMGKGISVRQQVGIVGDIIEQLASVDVKFDEHIKALVLLTSMPSDWDVTVNSICSGFETTKKLKFNDVRDILI from the exons ATGAGCATAGaagacgttgagaagagggtcgATAAGTTCGACGGTAATGACTTTAGCCTGTGGAGGTCACAGATCGAGGACTACTTGAATATAAAGAAGCTTGCTAAGACTTTAGAGGGCAAGCTCCCAAAAGATATGAAGAAGGAAGAATTTGTCGAGATGGATAAGATGGCCCTTGGAGCTGTTCGACTATCGCTTTCAAATGAT TTGTACTTGATGAGGCGGCTGTTCACTTTGAAGATGGGTAAGGGTATATCTGTTCGCCAGCAAGTTGGGATAGTTGGTGATATTATCGAGCAACTAGCATCGGTGGATGTTAAATTCGACGAACACATCAAAGCTTTAGTGTTGTTGACTTCCATGCCTTCGGATTGGGATGTGACCGTAAACTCGATTTGTAGTGGATTCGAGACTACAAAGAAGCTGAAGTTTAATGATGTGCGTGACATTTTGATTTGA
- the LOC112201464 gene encoding disease resistance protein RPM1 isoform X2 yields MALSAADLLIGKLVTILENEGTAIAGVRDQVEKIKEEFLSMKAFLVDAEANKAKTEGEKLWVARIRDLAHDVEDTIDEFMYQTYEKQSGGQISRGLNKTICGPSNLWFRRKTAKKLQKITDMIKTIPERNQRYGVGLLGGAIASEDIHKCVQNQADSSFFIMEDELVGIEGKKQILMGWLMDEEQHQTVISVVGMGGSGKTTLIAKTFSHERVKRHFECSAWITVSQTYAMVDLFRSLIIELYKSRKEDFPANLNAMSSRELIEILTDYLGSKKYLVVLDDVWEIRVWREIKVSLQDRQRGSRIVLTTRNEEVASNSFGVESYVHHIQPLQKNEAWELFSKKAFLTYQHRTCPTELKSLAFQLVDKCEGLPLAIVALGGLMSSKKSLDQWQQVCNSLNWHLANNSSLDPVKNILLLSFDNLPSQLKHCFLYCSLFPEDFVIKRKRLIRLWIAEGFVEHVKGVTPEEVADGYLWGLCFHNMLQVVERNETGRPKEVKMHDLMRELALSTSEKEKFGHVYDGREVIEDISTRRLSIHRTSNGEIKSWPGMSKIRSLLVFATDMSSLSFSNALVSQFKLLRTLDLEDVQIDKLPDAVVYLFNLRYLNLKGSLIKELPESIGRLRNLQFLKMDRTKIELLPQGIAKLLNLRYLTMYRLNKLELFMGQFNMISGTRAPSNICKLQQLQYLGCIESEGNIVRLVGNMTQLKNIAISNVKERDEIDLWASIKKMTLLQGLQLIASNEEEILPVKAQCSPLPHLQQLSLIGRLQNVIPWFSSLQSLTALSLHWSRLEEDLLPYIEVLPNLTQLFLTNAYVGKELCFGRGFVKLMRLRLVNFALLKKITIEKGVMPNLQYLWVDSCKDLKTVPLGLEYLSNLQSLGLADVPMEVIQPIQRGSADHFKRLLRPSSKDDSSLPIHF; encoded by the exons ATGGCCTTATCTGCTGCGGACCTCTTAATTGGAAAACTTGTGACAATTCTTGAGAACGAAGGAACAGCCATAGCAGGTGTTCGTGATCAAGTTGAAAAGATTAAGGAGGAGTTTCTAAGCATGAAAGCTTTCCTAGTGGATGCGGAAGCCAACAAAGCAAAAACTGAAGGAGAGAAATTGTGGGTTGCAAGAATCAGAGACTTGGCCCATGATGTTGAAGATACCATTGATGAATTCATGTATCAAACGTATGAGAAGCAAAGTGGGGGTCAAATTTCAAGGGGGCTAAACAAAACCATCTGTGGTCCGAGTAATCTTTGGTTCAGGCGTAAAACTGCAAAGAAGTTGCAGAAAATTACGGATATGATCAAAACCATTCCAGAGAGGAATCAAAGGTACGGTGTTGGTCTTTTAGGAGGAGCAATTGCATCTGAAGATATCCACAAATGTGTGCAGAACCAAGCGGACTCTTCTTTTTTCATTATGGAAGACGAACTGGTTGGGATTGAAGGCAAGAAGCAAATATTAATGGGATGGCTCATGGATGAAGAGCAACACCAAACTGTTATATCTGTCGTTGGGATGGGAGGTTCCGGAAAGACAACTCTAATTGCCAAGACCTTCTCCCACGAAAGGGTAAAGAGACATTTCGAATGTTCTGCGTGGATTACTGTTTCCCAAACTTATGCTATGGTCGACTTGTTTCGAAGCTTGATCATAGAACTCTACAAATCAAGGAAGGAAGATTTCCCTGCAAATTTGAATGCCATGAGCAGTAGAGAATTGATAGAGATACTGACGGACTACTTGGGGTCTAAAAAGTACCTAGTTGTTCTAGATGACGTGTGGGAGATAAGAGTTTGGAGAGAAATAAAGGTATCACTTCAAGATAGACAACGTGGAAGTCGAATCGTTCTCACCACTCGTAATGAAGAAGTAGCATCCAACTCTTTTGGAGTTGAAAGCTATGTTCACCATATTCAGCCCCTGCAAAAGAATGAGGCTTGGGAGCTCTTCAGCAAGAAAGCATTCTTAACTTATCAACACAGAACTTGTCCAACTGAGCTGAAGTCATTAGCTTTCCAACTTGTGGACAAGTGTGAAGGCCTTCCTCTGGCTATTGTGGCTTTAGGTGGTCTTATGTCTTCTAAGAAGTCGTTGGATCAATGGCAACAAGTCTGCAACAGCTTGAACTGGCATCTAGCTAATAATTCATCGCTAGACCCTGTGAAAAACATCTTGTTGCTGAGTTTCGATAATTTGCCATCCCAATTGAAACATTGCTTCCTCTATTGCTCTCTTTTCCCAGAAGATTttgtaattaagagaaaaaGGCTCATCAGATTGTGGATAGCTGAAGGATTCGTTGAACATGTGAAAGGGGTCACGCCCGAAGAAGTTGCAGATGGCTATCTTTGGGGACTCTGCTTCCACAACATGTTACAAGTTGTTGAGAGAAATGAAACAGGAAGGCCAAAAGAAGTTAAGATGCATGATCTTATGCGAGAGCTTGCTCTGTCGACatctgaaaaagaaaagtttgGTCATGTATATGACGGGAGAGAAGTAATTGAAGATATCTCAACTCGTCGCCTGTCAATTCACAGAACGAGTAATGGAGAAATTAAATCATGGCCAGGTATGTCAAAGATTCGTTCTCTTCTTGTCTTTGCAACTGACATGTCCTCATTGTCTTTCTCAAATGCACTGGTTTCTCAATTTAAGTTGTTGAGGACTCTAGACTTGGAGGATGTCCAAATTGATAAACTGCCGGATGCAGTTGTTTACTTGTTCAACTTGAGATACTTAAATTTGAAGGGTTCTTTAATAAAGGAACTTCCAGAGTCCATAGGACGTCTCCGCAACCTTCAATTTCTCAAGATGGACCGTACTAAGATAGAATTACTTCCACAAGGAATTGCAAAGTTGCTTAACTTGCGCTATCTAACTATGTATCGTCTTAATAAGTTAGAGTTATTTATGGGACAATTCAATATGATAAGTGGGACAAGAGCACCATCAAATATTTGTAAGTTGCAGCAATTACAATATTTAGGGTGTATTGAATCAGAGGGGAACATTGTTAGACTTGTTGGCAACATGACTCAACTTAAGAACATCGCCATATCGAATGTGAAAGAAAGAGATGAGATTGACCTTTGGGCCTCAATTAAGAAGATGACTCTGCTTCAAGGTCTGCAATTAATAGCAAGTAATGAAGAGGAAATTCTTCCGGTGAAAGCACAATGTTCACCTCTTCCGCACCTTCAACAGCTTTCTTTGATTGGCAGACTGCAAAATGTAATACCTTGGTTTTCTTCACTGCAGAGCCTCACAGCTTTGAGTCTGCATTGGTCTAGACTTGAAGAGGATTTACTTCCTTACATTGAAGTACTTCCCAATCTGACGCAACTTTTTCTTACTAATGCATATGTTGGGAAAGAGTTGTGTTTTGGCAGGGGTTTTGTAAAGCTTATGAGATTGCGCTTGGTAAATTTTGCGTTGTTGAAAAAGATAACTATAGAAAAAGGTGTGATGCCCAATCTCCAGTACTTATGGGTTGATAGCTGCAAGGATTTGAAGACAGTGCCACTGGGCCTTGAATATCTTTCTAATCTACAATCTTTGGGCTTGGCGGATGTTCCTATGGAAGTTATACAGCCCATACAGCGAGGAAGTGCTGATCACTTTAAG CGATTGTTGAGACCTTCTTCCAAAGACGATAGCTCATTGCCAATCCATTTCTGA
- the LOC112166800 gene encoding ATP-dependent Clp protease proteolytic subunit 4, chloroplastic, with protein MDVLSISSPLFSSTPKLSHTFAPKPISYFPTSSSSRLPTIKSVSLQTPKPSFASSKPQSANPSLLLNSAPQTPATAMRGAEGDAMGLLLRERIVFLGSSIDDFVADAIISQLLLLDAQDPKKDIKLFINSTGGSLSATMAIYDVVQLVRADVSTIALGIAASTASIILGGGTKGKRFAMPNTRVMIHQPLGGASGQAIDVEIQAREVMHNKDNVTRIISQVTGRSYEQVEKDIDRDRYMSPIEAVEYGIIDGVIDGDSIIPLEPVPDKVKPRMSYEEISKDPMKFLTPDVPDDEIY; from the exons ATGGACGTTCTCTCAATCTCATCCCCTCTATTCTCCTCAACTCCCAAACTCTCCCACACCTTCGCCCCAAAACCCATCTCCTACTTCCccacttcttcatcttcacgACTCCCAACCATCAAATCCGTCTCTCTCCAAACCCCAAAACCCTCTTTCGCCTCTTCCAAGCCCCAGTCAGCTAACCCTTCGCTGCTTCTCAACTCCGCGCCTCAGACGCCGGCGACGGCCATGAGAGGCGCCGAGGGCGACGCCATGGGGCTCCTGCTCAGGGAGAGGATTGTCTTTTTGGGTAGTAGTATTGATGACTTTGTGGCTGACGCCATTATTAGCCAGCTGCTTTTGTTGGATGCTCAGGACCCCAAGAAGGATATCAAGCTCTTCATTAACTCCACTGGTGGTTCTCTCAG TGCCACAATGGCTATATACGACGTCGTTCAGCTTGTGAGGGCTGATGTCTCCACAATTGCGCTTGGCATTGCAGCATCTACAGCTTCAATAATCCTTGGTGGTGGCACCAAAGGCAAGCGTTTTGCAATGCCCAATACACGGGTTATGATTCATCAACCTCTTGGAGGAGCTAGTGGCCAGGCAATAGATGTAGAAATTCAAGCTCGAGAAGTCATGCACAATAAAGACAATGTCACAAGAATTATTTCACAAGTAACCGGTCGTTCATACGAACAAGTTGAAAAAGATATTGACAGAGATCGCTATATGTCCCCCATAGAAGCAGTAGAATATGGAATAATTGACGGAGTTATTGATGGAGATAGTATTATTCCTCTGGAGCCTGTCCCAGACAAAGTAAAACCAAGAATGAGTTATGAGGAAATTAGTAAAGATCCAATGAAGTTCTTGACACCAGACGTCCCTGATGACGagatatattag